A genomic window from Diorhabda sublineata isolate icDioSubl1.1 chromosome 8, icDioSubl1.1, whole genome shotgun sequence includes:
- the LOC130447964 gene encoding uncharacterized protein LOC130447964, translating to MEYLGTLNYYKIANMSTELRTLSPRSITQLKIEEPQSRLSRSSSLDKIKKFNSFICSQQYYMLPALLSWLKSSQSNLQTATEGTIHFLRTVFLNAFFKCFTFFFKTKQFNIGKIQNVMRVWISIKLANFFDPTFLFSAGVYIGCLIVFVQVLFSVYLIFLIFLPQGFIFLVGCMLTIQYLCYKTMVKYIVGTKKLEKNQK from the coding sequence ataAAATAGCCAATATGTCAACCGAATTGAGAACTCTTTCTCCAAGATCCATTACCCAGCTGAAAATAGAAGAACCACAATCGAGACTCAGTCGCTCTTCGTcattagataaaataaagaaattcaactCATTTATATGCTCCCAACAATACTATATGCTTCCAGCATTACTTAGTTGGTTAAAATCTTCACAGTCAAACCTACAAACAGCGACAGAGGgtacaattcattttttaaggacagtttttttaaatgcttTCTTCAagtgttttacattttttttcaaaactaaacaattcaatattggaaaaattcagAATGTTATGAGGGTATGGATATCAATAAAACTAGCGAATTTCTTTGATCCGACATTTCTATTTAGCGCAGGTGTTTATATTGGGTGTTTGATAGTTTTTGTTCAGGttttgttttctgtttatttaatttttttgatatttttacctcaaggatttatttttcttgtggGATGTATGCTGACCATTCAGTATCTGTGTTATAAAACTATGGTTAAGTATATTGTAGGAACAAAGAAACTggaaaagaatcaaaaatga